In Zymoseptoria tritici IPO323 chromosome 7, whole genome shotgun sequence, a single genomic region encodes these proteins:
- a CDS encoding uncharacterized protein (unknown protein predicted secreted), with protein MAFSRVTTIGALFGTLAFALPQASDHYGSPDPISVPECPPPNAGVPLESFMSYSIEFSSFPDFAGNLTSPNTFSDNLLSNIAKYAGSKPHIRVGGNTQDFPFFDESLEVAFVGVFNETLSADYPTTLTIGPAYFESYLTWPHTKYVHGFNLGKNSSSFRASLLKSVPYACKALGDGRLLNWELGNEPDLFREQSVRANTWDESEYVQEWLFWTRAIRAELEKSCPELGHPEWYAPSFAGTGNNSLDPSTAWAAGLDEDKNIPIISSHNYISGAMTPGVTLQGTLMNHTSSVESIAKQLNASSLLHNLAPGTPFILGEHNSLFRQGRPGLSNTFGAALWAVDFNLLCAANNIRRVHMHMGTNYRYQSWQPIDTDKDSIGTKAPYYGNVAVAAFLGDLTCSAPSVVNIPLPTELEAAYAAYEEGELQSMIVINLNAYNATDYNAEYITGFPRPVQTYSFDLGVSSGGKEISLQRLIANGSDAISGITYDGYSYNYELDEGKPVLLQNVTRGETVAVDGNGKVSVEVPWSSAVVMKF; from the exons AGATGGCCTTCTCAAGAGTGACCACGATCGGCGCGCTGTTCGGAACGCTGGCCTTTGCGCTTCCACAAGCCTCAGACCACTATGGATCACCAGATCCGATCTCGGTGCCCGAGTGTCCTCCTCCAAACGCGGGAGTGCCTCTCGAGAGTTTCATGTCGTACTCGATCGAGTTCAGTTCGTTCCCGGACTTTGCGGGTAACCTCACTTCACCGAACACTTTTTCAGATAACTTGCTCAGCAATATTGCGAAGTATGCGGGCTCCAAACCCCATATCAG AGTCGGGGGCAACACCCAAGACTTTCCCTTCTTCGATGAGTCGCTTGAGGTGGCCTTCGTGGGCGTCTTCAATGAAACTTTATCCGCGGACTACCCTACGACATTGACGATCGGCCCTGCATACTTCGAATCTTATCTCACTTGGCCGCATACCAAGTATGTACACGGTTTCAACCTGGGCAAGAACAGTTCGAGCTTCAGGGCCAGTCTCCTCAAGTCCGTGCCCTATGCTTGCAAGGCCCTCGGTGATGGCAGGTTGCTTAACTGGGAGCTCGGCAACGAGCCCGACCTCTTCCGCGAGCAGTCTGTTCGAGCGAATACATGGGATGAGTCAGAGTACGTGCAAGAGTGGCTGTTTTGGACGAGAGCTATTCGGGCTGAGCTGGAGAAATCCTGCCCCGAGCTTGGCCATCCTGAGTGGTATGCTCCTTCATTCGCCGGAACAGGGAACAACAGCCTGGATCCAAGCACCGCCTGGGCGGCTGGCCTCGATGAGGATAAGAACATTCCCATCATCAGCTCCCACAA CTACATCAGTGGAGCAATGACCCCAGGCGTAACACTACAAGGCACACTCATGAACCACACCTCCAGCGTCGAGTCCATCGCCAAGCAACTCAACGCCTCAAGCCTACTGCACAATCTCGCTCCGGGTACTCCGTTCATCCTCGGCGAGCACAACTCGCTCTTCAGACAAGGCCGCCCGGGTCTCTCAAACACTTTCGGCGCAGCTCTTTGGGCCGTCGACTTCAACCTCCTTTGCGCAGCCAACAATATTCGCCGCGTGCACATGCACATGGGCACCAACTACCGCTATCAATCCTGGCAGCCAATTGACACCGACAAGGACTCCATCGGCACAAAAGCTCCTTATTATGGCAACGTTGCAGTCGCCGCATTTCTCGGTGATCTCACTTGCAGTGCCCCAAGCGTTGTCAACATTCCTCTGCCGACAGAGCTCGAGGCGGCGTACGCAGCGTacgaggaaggagagctGCAGAGCATGATTGTCATCAATCTCAATGCTTACAACGCCACGGACTACAATGCAGAGTATATCACTGGTTTCCCGCGCCCTGTGCAGACGTACAGTTTCGATTTGGGCGTGTCTTCGGGGGGGAAGGAGATATCTCTGCAGCGCTTGATCGCAAACGGGAGCGATGCTATCTCAGGCATCACGTATGATGGGTACAGCTATAATTATGAGTTGGACGAGGGCAAGCCCGTGTTGCTCCAGAATGTGACGAGAGGAGAGACCGTTGCTGTGGATGGGAATGGGAAGGTGAGCGTCGAGGTGCCGTGGAGTAGTGCGGTGGTGATGAAGTTTTGA